A genome region from Glycine max cultivar Williams 82 chromosome 5, Glycine_max_v4.0, whole genome shotgun sequence includes the following:
- the LOC106798879 gene encoding uncharacterized protein, whose amino-acid sequence MPTKQVTYRNDKVVLVKVYVEKPRKKSSSSIQHHHLHYHIHHTIRQEVVHGSGSKGSYGRRAGLLMYSHLLRESARGASSTPSFSKWVANNNFQPPTQITPSNKKKPEYREKSTCFGSLKLLIPRFLRS is encoded by the exons ATGCCAACGAAACAG GTAACCTACCGCAATGATAAAGTGGTGCTAGTGAAGGTATATGTTGAAAAGCCTAGAAAGAAGAGCTCATCATCAATTCAGCATCATCACCTTCATTATCACATTCATCACACAATTAGACAAGAGGTAGTTCACGGCTCTGGTAGCAAGGGATCATATGGTAGAAGAGCAGGGTTGCTTATGTACTCGCATCTCCTACGTGAATCTGCAAGAGGAGCATCATCAACACCCTCATTCTCCAAGTGGGTTGCAAACAACAATTTCCAGCCTCCAACCCAG ATAACCCCTTCCAACAAGAAAAAGCCGGAGTATAGGGAAAAGTCAACTTGCTTTGGCAGTTTGAAACTACTGATTCCAAGGTTCTTAAGGTCATga